A genomic segment from uncultured Marinifilum sp. encodes:
- a CDS encoding alpha/beta fold hydrolase codes for MTRNYFILIIFLFVLAACQPQKKESTLPSYTIEQFYKNKNVSGGSFSSDKSKLLVSSNETGIYNLFEIPVDGSPAKQITSSEKESYFAISYMPNSNKVLFSADKGGNENRHIYMRDEEGNITDLTPFEGAKAGFWGWDRDEKSFYYQCNKRNPKYMDLYQLSVESILANSPKAKLLYANNDGLDVAAKSKNNRYLALTQSITTNNNEMYLYDLKSGKKTHISSHVGDAKYEPQFFSLDHKFLYYLCNEDSDFVYLNRYNIKTGQKEIVYKTDWDIWYAYDSYLENYRIIGINQDGKTVVKMIEKATGIEVEMPKISGGDIKSVSLTKDEQRVRLVVGTSVSPNNIYVFDMGDKEAKKLTETLNPEIDPANLVEAKVVRYESFDGLQIPAIYYQPILASEEHKVPALVWVHGGPGGQSRVSYFSLIQYMVNQGYAVLAVNNRGSSGYGKQFFAMDDKKHGDVDLKDCIWAKKFLIGTGVVDEEKIGIIGGSYGGYMTMAALTYAPEEFKVGVNIFGVTNWLRTLKSIPPYWESFRKALYAEMGDPTTIDSVALYNKSPLFFADKVNKPLMVLQGANDVRVLKAESDEIVEAVKKNNVPVEYIVFDDEGHGFIKKENEIRGYGQIVSFLDKYLKKSKIE; via the coding sequence ATGACACGCAATTATTTTATTTTGATTATTTTTTTGTTTGTGCTTGCAGCTTGCCAGCCTCAAAAAAAAGAGAGTACACTTCCTTCTTACACAATAGAGCAGTTTTATAAGAATAAAAATGTTAGTGGAGGCTCGTTTTCAAGCGACAAATCGAAATTATTAGTTAGTAGTAACGAAACGGGAATTTATAATTTATTCGAAATTCCTGTTGATGGATCGCCAGCAAAGCAGATCACTTCATCTGAAAAAGAGTCTTATTTTGCCATTTCGTATATGCCCAATAGTAATAAAGTTTTATTTTCGGCCGATAAGGGTGGTAATGAGAATCGTCATATTTATATGCGCGATGAAGAAGGAAATATTACCGATTTAACTCCGTTCGAAGGGGCTAAAGCAGGATTTTGGGGATGGGATCGAGATGAAAAATCTTTTTACTATCAGTGTAATAAAAGAAATCCTAAGTATATGGATTTATATCAGTTAAGTGTTGAGTCGATATTAGCAAATTCTCCTAAAGCAAAATTATTATACGCAAATAATGATGGGTTAGATGTTGCAGCTAAAAGTAAAAATAATAGATATTTAGCCTTAACCCAAAGCATAACCACTAATAATAATGAGATGTATTTATACGACCTTAAAAGTGGGAAAAAAACTCATATCTCAAGTCATGTTGGTGATGCTAAATATGAACCTCAGTTTTTTAGTTTAGATCATAAGTTTCTTTATTACCTGTGTAACGAAGATTCTGATTTTGTTTATTTGAACAGATATAATATTAAAACCGGCCAAAAAGAAATTGTTTACAAAACCGATTGGGATATTTGGTATGCCTACGATAGTTATCTGGAAAATTATCGCATAATTGGTATCAATCAGGATGGGAAAACTGTTGTTAAAATGATTGAAAAAGCCACAGGTATTGAAGTAGAAATGCCTAAAATTAGTGGAGGAGATATTAAATCGGTAAGTCTTACAAAAGATGAGCAGAGAGTTCGTTTGGTAGTAGGAACTTCTGTTTCGCCTAATAATATTTATGTGTTTGATATGGGCGATAAGGAGGCCAAAAAATTAACAGAAACTTTAAATCCTGAAATTGATCCTGCAAATTTAGTAGAAGCTAAGGTTGTTAGGTATGAATCTTTTGATGGATTGCAGATTCCAGCAATTTATTATCAGCCAATTCTTGCATCGGAAGAACATAAAGTACCTGCTCTTGTGTGGGTTCATGGCGGACCAGGCGGACAATCGCGAGTTAGCTATTTTTCTTTAATTCAGTACATGGTAAATCAGGGATATGCTGTTTTAGCTGTTAATAATCGTGGTAGCAGTGGTTATGGTAAGCAATTTTTTGCCATGGATGATAAAAAACATGGTGATGTTGATTTAAAAGATTGTATTTGGGCAAAGAAGTTTTTGATTGGTACAGGTGTGGTCGATGAAGAAAAAATAGGAATTATTGGTGGTTCTTATGGCGGGTATATGACAATGGCTGCTTTAACTTATGCACCCGAAGAGTTTAAAGTAGGGGTTAATATTTTTGGTGTAACCAATTGGTTGCGCACACTTAAATCAATACCTCCTTATTGGGAATCGTTTCGTAAAGCATTGTATGCCGAAATGGGCGACCCAACAACAATAGATTCGGTGGCACTTTATAATAAATCGCCATTGTTTTTTGCAGATAAAGTAAATAAACCATTAATGGTGTTGCAAGGAGCAAATGATGTGCGTGTTTTAAAAGCTGAATCGGACGAAATAGTTGAAGCAGTTAAGAAAAATAATGTTCCTGTAGAGTATATTGTTTTCGACGATGAGGGGCACGGATTTATAAAAAAAGAGAACGAAATAAGAGGATACGGACAAATTGTAAGTTTTTTAGATAAATACTTAAAAAAAAGCAAAATAGAATAA
- a CDS encoding desulfoferrodoxin family protein, translating into MRINKYQDINTIDGEAKKDYIDRHSAFVHCDETAKKGEKFKVKVKIGDAYAHPDDFDHYVAWVQLWDGEKMLTQANFSTGILGGEANQAEVDFYVVPSRKMKLTATAFCTKHGLWHSDEKVVEVSE; encoded by the coding sequence ATGAGAATTAATAAATATCAAGATATTAACACCATTGACGGAGAAGCTAAAAAAGATTATATCGACAGACACTCAGCATTTGTTCACTGTGACGAAACTGCAAAAAAAGGTGAAAAATTTAAGGTGAAAGTAAAAATTGGTGATGCTTATGCGCATCCAGATGATTTTGATCACTATGTTGCTTGGGTTCAACTTTGGGATGGTGAAAAAATGTTAACTCAAGCTAATTTTTCTACTGGAATTTTAGGCGGTGAAGCAAATCAGGCTGAGGTTGATTTTTACGTAGTACCAAGTCGTAAAATGAAATTAACCGCTACAGCATTTTGCACTAAACATGGTCTTTGGCACTCCGATGAAAAAGTAGTAGAAGTTTCGGAATAA
- a CDS encoding peroxiredoxin has product MQTLVGKKAPSFHANAVINGNQIIEGFSLDQFVGKQEVVFFFYPLDFTFVCPTELIAFQDKLADFEKRNVAVVGCSVDSEYSHFAWLNTEKNKGGIKGVTYPLVSDLSKTISENYGVLASEYDYDAEGNATSTGAPVAYRGLFLIDKKGIVRHSVINDLPLGRNVDEAIRMVDALHHFEENGEVCPANWSKGEKAMQATAEGVSEYLSK; this is encoded by the coding sequence ATGCAAACTCTAGTTGGGAAAAAAGCACCGTCGTTTCATGCTAATGCTGTTATTAATGGAAACCAAATTATAGAAGGTTTTTCATTGGATCAATTTGTAGGAAAACAAGAAGTTGTTTTCTTCTTTTATCCTCTTGATTTTACTTTCGTTTGTCCAACAGAATTAATTGCTTTTCAAGATAAACTTGCTGATTTTGAAAAAAGAAATGTAGCGGTTGTTGGTTGTTCTGTAGACTCAGAATATTCACATTTTGCATGGTTAAATACCGAAAAAAATAAAGGTGGTATTAAAGGTGTTACTTACCCATTAGTTTCCGATCTTTCGAAAACAATTTCAGAAAACTATGGTGTTTTAGCATCTGAATATGATTATGACGCGGAAGGAAATGCCACCTCAACCGGAGCTCCTGTTGCTTACCGTGGTTTATTCCTTATTGATAAAAAAGGAATAGTTCGCCATAGTGTAATTAACGATTTGCCTTTAGGCCGAAATGTGGATGAGGCAATTCGTATGGTTGATGCATTGCACCACTTCGAAGAAAACGGAGAAGTTTGTCCAGCAAATTGGAGCAAAGGAGAAAAGGCTATGCAAGCTACAGCCGAAGGCGTTTCCGAATATTTAAGTAAATAA
- a CDS encoding alpha/beta hydrolase-fold protein produces MDVYFDNIKLRNSYKNCEGKISLSIFESKSRSWVPFFVYLPPNWDCSKEYPLVLFMHGMGGDETTFKKYVQAQQLNNWILKGEIEPIVIAGVRGDNNRDKVQWHTKENQDLLLGDSYGEFISFCQHKFNAGVAYNSISLEGHSRGAGGAIYYYLKKPGMFVSVVAMGYVSDYTLEDNCLLAKNNLTDLRKEAKALRLEIGTEDSFVRTKNRKCIFDLHEYLNELKLDHEFEVLHGVEHGFDTFWNYCTDHGILNGLFHLKFHEKARKKFK; encoded by the coding sequence ATGGATGTGTATTTTGATAACATAAAATTACGAAACTCTTATAAGAATTGTGAGGGAAAAATAAGTTTGTCCATATTTGAGAGTAAGAGCAGGTCCTGGGTTCCGTTTTTTGTTTATTTGCCTCCCAATTGGGATTGTTCTAAAGAGTATCCTCTTGTTTTATTTATGCACGGAATGGGAGGAGACGAAACTACTTTTAAAAAGTACGTGCAAGCTCAGCAATTAAATAATTGGATTTTAAAAGGAGAGATAGAACCAATTGTAATTGCTGGAGTGCGTGGCGATAACAATAGAGACAAAGTACAATGGCATACTAAGGAGAATCAAGATTTATTGCTTGGCGATTCGTATGGTGAATTTATAAGTTTTTGTCAGCATAAATTTAATGCAGGAGTAGCATACAATAGCATTTCATTGGAAGGACATTCGCGAGGAGCAGGTGGTGCGATTTATTATTATTTAAAAAAACCTGGAATGTTTGTTTCGGTTGTGGCAATGGGATATGTTAGCGATTACACTTTGGAAGACAACTGTTTGCTGGCCAAAAATAATTTAACAGATTTAAGAAAAGAAGCTAAGGCATTAAGATTAGAAATTGGTACAGAAGATAGTTTTGTGCGTACTAAAAATAGAAAATGTATATTCGATTTGCACGAATATTTAAATGAATTAAAATTGGATCATGAATTTGAAGTTTTGCATGGAGTAGAGCATGGATTCGATACTTTTTGGAATTACTGCACCGATCATGGAATTTTAAATGGCTTATTTCATTTAAAATTTCATGAGAAAGCACGAAAGAAATTTAAATAA
- a CDS encoding M28 family peptidase, translating into MNRTIIFFICIFISIQLSSQNLNITDLSKTISIDNIKKDLTELASAKMEGRETGKIGQKRAAKYIYKAFKQANITNLELTLDSLAYFQNFKVYKVLAPCAKIVFNNKTYKHYEHFMLSGFSDFHNKNLKIEFIGTAKDSSYLGKDFSDKAVLFVTRNLYAGAMKSNDIIKETGSKLIFFCNPENPHQIQNIIKRQQSVLSNRLKLNPDKFPTKNPFDSIKSPKHYSMYNNAKSTLQGPIDAEMAAEILQIKLKDLKKCAIKNINCDRASSDISIELKFAEQFLKIPTENVLACIPGKSKKNEFIVISAHYDHLGIKGDKIYYGANDNASGTAALIEIARKIKEAVDMGFKLDKSIVFAAFTGEEKGLLGSKYFVSTNTVPIHKIKANLNIDMLGRKDKNHTNNNSIYLLGTNDLNPKLKNISDSINRIYPHLNLDYKFDTPDNFLYSASDQASFVDQKIPAIFYFNGMHNDYHKTSDTADKINYESIKKVSSLIFLTALELAGEK; encoded by the coding sequence ATGAATAGAACGATAATTTTCTTCATCTGCATTTTTATAAGTATCCAATTATCAAGTCAAAATCTAAATATTACAGATCTTTCAAAAACAATATCAATAGATAATATTAAAAAAGATTTAACAGAACTTGCATCGGCAAAAATGGAAGGACGTGAAACAGGTAAAATTGGTCAGAAACGAGCTGCCAAATATATTTATAAAGCCTTTAAACAGGCCAATATTACCAATTTAGAATTAACTTTAGATAGCTTAGCATACTTTCAAAATTTTAAAGTATATAAAGTACTTGCTCCGTGTGCTAAAATCGTATTCAATAATAAAACATACAAGCATTATGAACATTTTATGCTTTCTGGATTTTCTGATTTTCACAATAAAAACTTAAAAATAGAATTTATAGGAACTGCAAAAGATAGCAGCTATTTAGGTAAAGATTTCTCAGATAAAGCTGTTCTTTTTGTAACAAGAAACCTATATGCCGGAGCAATGAAATCGAACGATATAATAAAAGAAACAGGAAGCAAGCTTATCTTTTTTTGTAATCCCGAAAATCCACATCAAATTCAAAATATAATAAAAAGACAACAATCCGTTCTTTCTAACAGATTAAAGTTAAATCCGGATAAATTCCCCACAAAAAACCCCTTCGATTCCATTAAAAGCCCTAAACACTATTCGATGTACAACAATGCTAAAAGTACATTACAAGGCCCTATTGATGCAGAAATGGCTGCTGAAATTCTTCAAATTAAATTAAAAGACCTAAAAAAATGTGCCATTAAAAATATTAATTGCGATAGGGCTAGTTCTGATATTTCGATAGAATTAAAATTTGCAGAACAATTTTTAAAAATACCTACAGAAAATGTACTGGCCTGTATTCCTGGTAAAAGCAAAAAGAATGAATTTATTGTTATATCGGCACATTATGACCATTTGGGTATAAAAGGCGATAAAATTTATTATGGCGCCAATGATAATGCCTCGGGAACTGCCGCATTAATAGAAATTGCAAGAAAAATTAAAGAAGCTGTTGATATGGGATTTAAGCTTGATAAAAGTATTGTTTTTGCTGCTTTTACCGGAGAAGAAAAAGGTTTGCTTGGTTCTAAATATTTTGTGTCTACCAACACAGTTCCCATACATAAAATTAAAGCCAATTTAAATATCGATATGCTTGGAAGAAAAGATAAAAACCACACAAATAACAATTCAATTTATCTTTTAGGAACAAATGATTTAAATCCAAAATTAAAAAATATATCCGACAGTATTAACCGTATTTATCCTCATTTAAATCTTGATTATAAATTCGACACTCCCGATAATTTTCTGTATTCAGCATCAGATCAGGCATCTTTTGTAGATCAGAAAATTCCTGCCATTTTTTACTTTAATGGTATGCATAATGATTATCATAAAACAAGCGATACTGCCGATAAAATTAATTATGAATCGATAAAAAAAGTTAGTAGCCTTATTTTTCTCACAGCCCTAGAATTAGCAGGTGAAAAATAA
- a CDS encoding protein-L-isoaspartate(D-aspartate) O-methyltransferase, which yields MSAKLYIGLLVIFLSFAFSQKQNNKIMDFEKNRINMLAEQITSRGISDSDVIKAMKKVERHLFVPLNLQAYAYKDRPLPIGYNQTISQPYIVGLMSQLLNTNKDEKILEIGTGSGYQAAILGELCGQVYSIEIIEPLQKRAAYILDSIGYKNVHTKCGDGYLGWPTQAPFDAIIVTCSPSRIPEPLIEQLAEGGRMVIPVGLKSVKKLVLLKKKNGEISKQSVISVRFVPMVDEKGNSY from the coding sequence ATGAGTGCAAAATTGTACATCGGTTTATTGGTGATATTTTTGAGTTTTGCATTTTCTCAGAAGCAGAACAATAAAATTATGGATTTCGAAAAAAATCGCATAAATATGCTTGCTGAACAAATTACATCTAGGGGAATATCAGATAGCGATGTAATAAAAGCAATGAAAAAAGTTGAACGACATTTATTTGTTCCTCTTAATTTGCAAGCTTATGCTTATAAGGACAGACCTTTGCCCATTGGTTATAATCAAACTATTTCTCAGCCATATATCGTAGGTTTAATGTCGCAACTGCTTAATACTAATAAGGATGAGAAAATTTTAGAGATTGGAACTGGTTCGGGATATCAGGCTGCAATATTAGGAGAATTATGCGGACAGGTTTATAGTATCGAGATTATAGAACCTTTACAAAAACGAGCTGCCTATATATTAGATTCTATTGGTTATAAAAATGTTCATACAAAATGTGGCGATGGCTATTTGGGTTGGCCAACTCAAGCTCCTTTCGATGCAATTATTGTTACCTGTTCGCCAAGCAGGATTCCTGAGCCATTAATTGAGCAATTGGCAGAAGGAGGACGGATGGTAATTCCTGTTGGACTAAAAAGTGTTAAAAAATTAGTACTGTTAAAAAAGAAAAATGGAGAAATAAGCAAGCAAAGTGTGATATCTGTTCGTTTTGTTCCAATGGTAGATGAAAAAGGGAATTCGTACTAA
- a CDS encoding DUF302 domain-containing protein has product MSYYISLRTNYEFNKALELITKALKTEGFGILTEIDVKSTLKEKLNVDFKNYRILGACNPTFAYKAFQVEDQIGIMMPCNVTVIEQDNGHVDISVMDPTIAFDVIENENLQPFANEIKKKLERSLAYLKE; this is encoded by the coding sequence ATGAGTTATTATATAAGCCTTAGAACTAATTATGAGTTTAACAAAGCTTTAGAGCTTATTACAAAAGCCCTAAAAACAGAAGGGTTTGGTATATTAACCGAAATAGATGTTAAATCAACTCTAAAAGAAAAACTAAATGTTGATTTTAAAAACTATCGTATTTTAGGTGCCTGTAATCCTACTTTTGCATATAAAGCTTTTCAGGTTGAAGATCAAATTGGAATAATGATGCCTTGCAATGTAACCGTTATTGAACAAGATAACGGACATGTGGATATTTCTGTTATGGATCCTACCATTGCTTTTGATGTAATAGAAAATGAAAATCTTCAGCCGTTTGCCAACGAAATAAAAAAGAAATTGGAGAGAAGTTTGGCCTACCTGAAAGAATAA
- a CDS encoding M56 family metallopeptidase, whose product MNNLELHQLIIATGWTLLHSVWQIGIYGLIIFLILQFVSKDNAKIRYTVSTLGLLFIFLSSIITFIHYTYKSIPISEASTNISSDLLLHLLNSSGNSDIWSLKSIKIDSYIPLLVNIYIVGVCVLSLQMTISYFRTLKMKKHLAYPVNTKTRIIAEQLIKKFELKNKIIFKESGYVQVPSLIGYFKPVVLLPVSMLSGIPDNQLEIIIAHELAHIKRHDYLLQFIQGILELLFFYHPVVWWLSSVVNAEREHLCDDLAVKVCGESVSLIKALNNMEAIRKKRYELVLSLSGKKDNILNRVQRILRRKTKQSTQLEKYLLSGLFVFLFTGLILVSNFAVSGNLFPGKQFFSNINAKDMLSLQANSPNSKLAILSNRKNEFNDTIVNQSENELDIDINGSADSLISKKNVQIKVDEIIEEQLKIISEAQKENKKNKLELEKSLKTVNSQEYREQLENQLKASADSNQISTNIFIKSKLSEKHPLIIVNGEKQAYSYLENIDPNIISSINVIKDKATSLKYGKNSENGLIEIITKTPNSINDKYNFNNSNEVIIVKYETSKDSVDLSQVKIKESINKMPLYIVDGKELSKEAIDTINENEIKNVFVYKGKQAKKMYAEDEVIIIESKDDDSREVKSKIWHKAKNKPLFIIDGKKTDLKSMDDIDPETIKNINILKDKSATAIYGKEGENGVILIKSKAEKADLIKIKGKAGKNAPIYILNGKKISEKKLKKIDKHDIESVNVYKGKTAIEKYGEKAKNGVIEITLKK is encoded by the coding sequence ATGAATAATTTAGAACTACACCAGTTGATTATAGCAACAGGATGGACATTGTTACACTCTGTTTGGCAAATTGGAATATATGGGCTTATTATTTTTCTAATACTACAATTCGTATCAAAAGATAATGCTAAAATAAGATATACAGTTTCGACCTTAGGTTTGTTATTTATTTTCCTGAGTTCGATAATTACATTCATACATTACACCTATAAATCGATACCCATTAGTGAGGCAAGCACTAATATTTCATCAGATTTACTGCTGCACTTACTAAATTCAAGTGGCAATTCGGATATTTGGAGTTTAAAAAGCATAAAAATTGACAGCTACATTCCTCTTTTGGTAAATATTTATATTGTTGGCGTTTGTGTTTTATCCTTACAAATGACAATTAGTTATTTCAGAACTCTAAAAATGAAAAAACATTTGGCCTATCCTGTTAATACTAAAACCAGGATAATAGCTGAACAATTAATTAAAAAATTCGAATTAAAAAATAAAATTATTTTTAAGGAATCGGGTTACGTTCAGGTTCCTTCTCTTATCGGATATTTTAAACCAGTTGTATTATTACCGGTTTCCATGCTAAGCGGAATTCCAGATAATCAGCTGGAAATTATTATAGCTCACGAGTTGGCGCACATAAAGCGTCACGATTATCTGCTTCAGTTTATTCAAGGTATTCTTGAATTGCTATTTTTCTATCATCCTGTTGTTTGGTGGCTATCTTCTGTGGTTAATGCCGAAAGAGAACACTTATGTGACGATCTTGCGGTAAAGGTTTGTGGTGAATCAGTTAGCCTAATTAAAGCATTAAATAATATGGAAGCAATTAGAAAAAAAAGGTATGAATTGGTATTGAGTTTATCTGGTAAAAAGGATAATATTTTAAATCGTGTGCAAAGAATTCTTCGCCGAAAAACAAAACAATCTACACAGTTAGAAAAGTATCTTTTAAGCGGCTTATTTGTTTTTCTTTTTACAGGATTAATCTTAGTTTCCAATTTCGCAGTATCTGGAAACCTATTTCCTGGAAAACAATTCTTTTCGAATATCAATGCAAAAGATATGCTAAGTTTACAAGCAAATTCGCCCAATAGCAAGCTTGCAATTCTTAGCAATCGTAAAAATGAATTTAATGATACCATTGTAAATCAATCAGAAAATGAATTAGATATTGATATAAATGGCTCTGCAGATTCATTAATTTCTAAAAAAAATGTGCAAATAAAAGTCGACGAGATTATAGAAGAACAACTAAAAATTATTTCTGAAGCTCAAAAAGAAAACAAAAAAAATAAGTTAGAACTGGAAAAAAGTCTAAAAACAGTTAACTCACAAGAATATCGAGAGCAATTAGAAAATCAGTTAAAAGCAAGTGCCGATTCTAATCAGATAAGTACCAATATTTTTATTAAATCGAAACTAAGCGAAAAACATCCGCTTATTATTGTTAATGGGGAAAAGCAAGCATACTCATATTTAGAAAATATAGACCCAAATATCATATCTAGCATTAATGTTATAAAAGATAAAGCCACAAGCCTTAAATACGGCAAGAATAGCGAAAATGGTTTAATAGAAATAATTACTAAAACACCAAACTCTATAAATGATAAATACAATTTTAACAACAGCAATGAGGTAATAATTGTAAAATATGAAACAAGTAAAGATTCTGTAGATTTATCTCAAGTAAAAATAAAGGAATCTATTAACAAAATGCCTCTTTATATTGTTGATGGTAAAGAATTATCGAAAGAAGCTATCGATACAATTAATGAAAATGAAATTAAGAATGTTTTTGTATATAAAGGAAAGCAAGCAAAAAAAATGTATGCCGAAGACGAAGTTATAATCATAGAATCGAAAGATGATGATTCTCGGGAAGTTAAATCCAAAATTTGGCACAAGGCAAAAAACAAACCTTTATTCATTATAGATGGCAAAAAAACTGATTTAAAATCTATGGATGATATTGATCCAGAGACAATTAAAAATATAAACATTCTTAAAGATAAATCGGCAACTGCTATATATGGGAAAGAAGGTGAAAACGGAGTAATCCTAATAAAATCTAAAGCTGAAAAAGCAGATCTTATTAAAATTAAAGGTAAAGCCGGAAAAAATGCTCCTATTTACATTTTAAATGGGAAAAAAATAAGTGAGAAAAAACTCAAAAAAATTGATAAGCATGATATAGAATCAGTAAATGTTTACAAGGGAAAAACAGCTATTGAGAAATATGGTGAAAAAGCTAAAAATGGAGTAATTGAAATTACATTAAAAAAATAA
- a CDS encoding BlaI/MecI/CopY family transcriptional regulator has translation MPKKIKPTDAELEILQVLWTYGPSTVRFVNEKLKSGRNVGYTTTLKVMQIMTDKNMLQRDKKSRTHIYEAIVEECETKNQLIDKFISTLFHGSTSRMVLQALGNKKCSSEELDKIRELIDNIENTDLKQSNE, from the coding sequence ATGCCAAAGAAGATTAAGCCAACCGACGCAGAATTAGAAATTTTGCAAGTTTTATGGACTTATGGTCCGTCTACAGTTCGTTTTGTTAACGAAAAATTAAAGTCAGGAAGAAATGTAGGCTACACAACCACCCTTAAAGTGATGCAAATTATGACGGATAAAAATATGCTGCAACGAGATAAAAAATCGCGAACACATATTTATGAGGCTATTGTGGAAGAATGTGAAACAAAAAATCAATTAATCGATAAATTCATCTCTACTCTATTTCACGGTTCTACCTCGAGAATGGTTTTGCAAGCTTTAGGCAATAAGAAATGCAGTTCCGAAGAACTCGATAAAATTCGTGAATTAATAGATAATATTGAAAACACAGATCTAAAACAGAGCAATGAATAA
- a CDS encoding YbaK/EbsC family protein, which produces MPIRKLKEFLDERHIKYVTIRHSSAYTAQQIAASAHVPGKMLAKTVMIKIDGRMAMAVLPASYLIDFDLLKQMLGCKKVELAHEQEFKDIFPACEVGAMPPFGNLYNLEVYVSESLVEDDDIVFNAGTHTELLMLSYEDFHNCVEPAVLKFTHKSYA; this is translated from the coding sequence ATGCCTATTCGTAAGTTAAAAGAGTTTTTAGATGAAAGACACATTAAATATGTAACGATTCGGCATTCATCAGCCTACACGGCTCAGCAGATTGCAGCATCGGCCCATGTACCGGGTAAGATGTTAGCAAAAACGGTAATGATTAAAATTGATGGAAGAATGGCTATGGCAGTGCTACCTGCGTCTTATTTAATCGATTTTGATTTGCTGAAACAAATGTTGGGATGTAAAAAGGTAGAGCTAGCGCATGAACAAGAGTTTAAAGATATTTTTCCTGCTTGTGAAGTAGGAGCAATGCCTCCATTCGGCAATTTATATAATTTGGAGGTCTACGTGTCTGAAAGTTTAGTAGAAGATGACGATATAGTTTTTAACGCAGGAACTCATACCGAGCTATTGATGCTATCGTATGAAGATTTTCATAATTGCGTTGAACCCGCTGTTTTAAAATTTACGCACAAAAGTTATGCTTAA
- a CDS encoding N-acetylmuramoyl-L-alanine amidase has protein sequence MSKYIIFLFILLFAYITPLFAQQNYKWVSVKKGEGLNAFLLRNKLQPKQYTLKFKELNKNSFTKSGHLIAGKKYKVPLLYPIHKIPLLGSKHSSIKQVDNILNGAVIHLLAGHGGPDPGAVGKVSGNKICEDEYAYDIVLRMGKELISHGAKVHFIIQDKNDGIRNAAYLKPDKDEYCYPNLAIPKKQTPRLRQRAAAVNMLAKKEKPGTYQRLIVLHLDSRSKSNRTDVYFYHHANSKKGKKLALTLQNKMKEKYAKYQPNRKYTGTVGSRRLYVLKTTISPSVFVELGNINNYRDQIRFTKSNNRQALAEWLCEGIIDDFKSNKKK, from the coding sequence ATGTCAAAATATATAATATTTTTATTTATTCTACTTTTCGCTTATATAACTCCCCTATTTGCTCAACAAAACTACAAGTGGGTAAGTGTGAAAAAAGGCGAAGGTCTTAATGCTTTTCTACTTAGAAATAAACTACAGCCAAAACAATACACCCTTAAATTTAAGGAACTAAATAAAAATAGTTTTACAAAATCGGGACATCTAATTGCTGGTAAAAAATACAAGGTTCCTTTACTTTATCCAATACATAAAATTCCATTACTGGGATCTAAACATTCAAGCATAAAACAAGTAGATAATATACTAAATGGAGCCGTAATTCACTTATTGGCGGGCCATGGCGGACCCGATCCAGGTGCTGTTGGAAAAGTTTCTGGAAATAAAATATGTGAAGACGAATATGCCTACGATATTGTTTTAAGAATGGGAAAAGAACTAATTTCTCATGGTGCAAAAGTTCATTTTATTATTCAGGATAAAAACGATGGAATTCGCAATGCTGCTTACTTAAAACCCGATAAAGATGAGTATTGCTATCCTAATTTAGCTATTCCAAAAAAACAAACTCCCCGCTTAAGACAAAGAGCTGCAGCAGTTAACATGCTGGCAAAAAAAGAAAAACCCGGTACTTATCAGCGATTAATCGTTTTGCATCTCGACTCTAGAAGCAAAAGCAATAGAACAGATGTTTATTTTTATCATCATGCGAACAGCAAAAAAGGTAAAAAACTTGCACTCACACTTCAAAATAAAATGAAGGAAAAATATGCTAAATATCAACCCAATAGAAAATATACAGGAACAGTTGGAAGCAGAAGATTGTATGTTTTAAAAACCACAATTTCTCCATCGGTATTCGTAGAGTTGGGTAATATTAATAACTACCGCGATCAAATAAGGTTTACCAAATCAAATAACCGACAAGCGTTAGCAGAATGGCTATGCGAAGGAATTATTGATGATTTTAAATCGAATAAGAAAAAGTAA